One cyanobiont of Ornithocercus magnificus DNA segment encodes these proteins:
- a CDS encoding membrane protein, whose amino-acid sequence MGSWLEHTVSTKVQASAQKVWATWSDLEAMPRWMRWIESVTPLDDPDLTDWTLAAQGFRFHWKARITRRVEAQQLHWESVGGLPTKGAVRFYSESESHTLVKLSVTYELPRILAPLMEPSILGGIVTRELQINLDRFRDLVETGDGDPKLTWAVPP is encoded by the coding sequence ATGGGAAGTTGGCTTGAGCACACTGTTTCTACAAAGGTCCAGGCTTCTGCTCAGAAGGTATGGGCAACTTGGAGTGATCTTGAAGCCATGCCCCGCTGGATGCGCTGGATTGAATCTGTGACTCCCCTCGATGATCCAGACTTAACTGACTGGACACTGGCAGCTCAGGGGTTCCGGTTTCACTGGAAAGCTCGTATCACTCGCCGCGTTGAGGCGCAACAATTGCACTGGGAGTCTGTTGGGGGTTTGCCTACGAAGGGTGCCGTGCGCTTTTATTCTGAATCTGAAAGTCACACATTAGTCAAGCTTAGCGTCACCTATGAGTTACCACGCATACTAGCACCGTTAATGGAGCCCTCGATCTTGGGAGGAATAGTCACGCGTGAGTTACAGATTAATCTTGACCGGTTCCGCGATCTTGTTGAGACTGGCGACGGGGATCCTAAACTAACTTGGGCTGTCCCACCATAA
- a CDS encoding uroporphyrinogen-III synthase: MGQPVLATTRLVNPSIPGRVVVITRAVEQQSKMSCLLVALGMTVLELPALEIGPPDDWRPLDNALKDLGYFHWVIFSSANGVRAVQQRLKCQGKSLACRPQSVRIAAIGRKTAQQLECFGAHADFIPPHFVADSLINHFPIASCLGLNMLVPRVQSGGRTLLADVFGKAGVRVVEVPAYESRCPTTIPNATVNYLKQKAVDAITFSSSKTVHHTAQLLRGHFGSSWRKLLKGTKLISIGPQTSRSCREVLGWVDLEADPHDVDGLVQACLRSMQSSG, encoded by the coding sequence ATGGGACAACCTGTATTAGCTACTACAAGATTAGTGAACCCTTCTATACCGGGACGAGTTGTCGTCATAACCCGTGCTGTAGAGCAGCAGAGCAAGATGTCTTGCTTGTTAGTTGCTTTGGGTATGACAGTACTGGAGTTACCAGCTCTTGAAATCGGTCCTCCAGATGATTGGAGACCACTCGATAATGCTCTCAAGGACCTTGGTTACTTTCATTGGGTCATTTTCTCGAGCGCTAATGGGGTACGTGCTGTCCAGCAACGGCTTAAATGTCAGGGAAAATCTCTTGCATGCCGACCCCAATCTGTAAGAATTGCTGCTATCGGTCGTAAGACAGCCCAGCAGCTTGAGTGCTTTGGTGCACATGCTGACTTCATTCCGCCACACTTTGTGGCCGATAGCCTAATCAATCACTTCCCTATTGCCTCTTGCTTAGGCCTAAACATGCTGGTGCCCCGCGTACAGAGTGGCGGCCGTACACTACTTGCTGATGTATTCGGCAAGGCCGGAGTTCGGGTTGTTGAGGTACCAGCTTATGAGTCTCGATGCCCTACCACAATCCCTAACGCTACAGTCAATTACCTAAAACAGAAAGCTGTTGACGCAATTACTTTTAGTAGCAGTAAGACTGTCCACCACACAGCACAGCTTTTAAGGGGACACTTTGGCTCATCCTGGCGGAAGCTCCTGAAGGGAACTAAATTGATTTCAATCGGCCCACAAACTAGTCGTAGCTGCCGTGAGGTTCTGGGATGGGTTGATCTTGAGGCAGATCCTCATGACGTTGATGGTTTGGTACAAGCCTGTCTTCGTTCTATGCAAAGTTCTGGATAG
- a CDS encoding 30S ribosome-binding factor RbfA: protein MGQGRRTERVATLIRKEVSQLLINGIRDERVHQAMVSITEVEVSGDLQHCKIFVSIFGKQSDSGEVLAGLQAASGYLRGELGRRLQMRRAPEVVFRLDRGLEKGMVVLDLLNRLEEKRRGHSDIPAGIEDAKS from the coding sequence ATGGGACAAGGGCGTAGAACCGAGCGGGTGGCTACATTGATCCGCAAGGAAGTCAGCCAGTTGCTGATCAACGGTATCCGTGATGAGCGGGTACACCAGGCCATGGTGAGTATTACGGAGGTCGAAGTGTCTGGTGATCTGCAGCACTGCAAGATCTTTGTAAGCATCTTCGGGAAACAAAGCGACAGTGGGGAGGTGTTGGCTGGTCTGCAGGCGGCCAGTGGTTACCTACGTGGTGAGCTGGGTCGACGCCTGCAGATGCGTCGTGCACCGGAAGTGGTATTCCGGCTCGATAGAGGACTAGAAAAGGGTATGGTCGTACTTGATCTTCTAAACCGCCTAGAGGAAAAACGTCGGGGGCACAGCGATATCCCTGCTGGAATTGAAGATGCGAAGAGCTAA
- a CDS encoding glutathione S-transferase: MLELHQFRHSAFCLKARMVLQAKGLTYRTVEITPGIDQVSIFLLSGQRQVPVLVDGDAVLADSSVIARYLESREPLPALIPADPQQAAQLHLIEDWADTTLARASSSALVEAAAADPGLRVALLPDSLPNPVRQAMGTLPTSWISNLSGLLNPDKRANLLTSLEQLALAVQVNPWLVGDTMSIADLAVAAQLSLLHFPSSADVRLAGKGVPGLKDHPRLQPLFEWRDQLELKLMERSLEEV; the protein is encoded by the coding sequence ATGCTGGAGTTGCATCAATTCCGTCATTCGGCCTTCTGCCTTAAAGCACGGATGGTGCTTCAGGCTAAGGGTCTTACCTACAGGACAGTTGAAATCACCCCAGGTATTGACCAAGTATCTATCTTTCTCCTTTCTGGCCAACGTCAGGTACCTGTACTGGTAGATGGCGATGCAGTGCTAGCTGACTCCAGCGTTATCGCACGCTACCTTGAAAGCCGTGAGCCTTTGCCGGCTCTCATACCTGCAGATCCGCAGCAGGCTGCCCAACTGCACCTAATTGAGGACTGGGCTGATACTACCTTGGCTCGCGCATCAAGCTCAGCACTAGTTGAGGCAGCTGCTGCAGACCCAGGGCTTCGGGTTGCGCTATTGCCGGACAGCCTACCTAATCCGGTACGTCAGGCTATGGGTACGCTGCCGACAAGTTGGATAAGCAACCTAAGCGGATTGCTTAATCCGGACAAACGGGCTAACTTGCTAACCAGCTTGGAGCAATTAGCCCTAGCTGTACAGGTCAACCCATGGCTAGTAGGCGACACAATGTCCATAGCAGATTTAGCGGTAGCTGCCCAGCTATCTTTATTGCATTTTCCAAGCTCTGCCGATGTTAGGCTAGCTGGCAAGGGGGTACCGGGCCTTAAAGACCACCCACGGCTACAACCACTGTTCGAGTGGCGAGATCAGCTAGAGCTTAAGCTTATGGAACGGTCTCTGGAAGAGGTTTAA
- a CDS encoding POLO box duplicated region: MTTFGVDKALWVPSVGANTNILLEQRQQAWPEWRLPTSLTRPKADDDLVYPSWFRGNWQVESTDVNEPSQPVLKHHARFLSDYRGRILGDRVFNATSVGRALLGDQLVRVKNDPFSANRQLAELKGDLRMETSVIGRYQADPEENTFLTDELVLQILHSSGTPRLSQIETLSRYEQCIGDNGEPWICAEQWQARYLGPERILRRSAISTNHYYLCLKPLPETVP; this comes from the coding sequence ATGACCACTTTTGGTGTAGACAAAGCTTTATGGGTTCCCTCAGTTGGTGCGAATACAAATATTTTACTTGAGCAACGTCAGCAAGCTTGGCCAGAGTGGAGGTTGCCCACTTCCCTAACTCGGCCAAAAGCTGATGATGACTTAGTTTACCCCAGTTGGTTCCGGGGTAATTGGCAAGTAGAGAGTACTGACGTAAATGAGCCTAGCCAACCAGTCTTGAAACACCACGCGCGTTTCCTATCTGACTATCGTGGTCGTATCTTAGGCGATAGAGTCTTTAATGCTACTTCAGTTGGCCGTGCACTATTAGGCGATCAGCTAGTGCGGGTCAAGAATGACCCCTTCTCAGCCAACCGCCAGTTGGCAGAACTAAAGGGTGATCTCCGCATGGAAACTAGTGTTATCGGTCGCTATCAGGCAGATCCAGAAGAAAACACATTCCTGACTGATGAGCTGGTGTTACAGATCCTGCATAGCAGCGGTACACCACGTCTTAGTCAAATAGAGACTCTCAGCCGTTACGAGCAGTGCATTGGAGATAATGGTGAACCGTGGATTTGTGCTGAGCAGTGGCAAGCTCGCTACCTTGGACCGGAACGCATCCTGCGCAGATCAGCTATAAGCACGAATCACTACTATCTATGTCTTAAACCTCTTCCAGAGACCGTTCCATAA
- a CDS encoding chlororespiratory reduction protein 7 has product MSNPLIRACDDYVVLEPGQPERLLSSNDTLMWLTSWLERLDELPEDLKDQPSVHEAAQRLLDTACDLELSSGLSLQWFAVRLDSLGS; this is encoded by the coding sequence ATGTCCAATCCTCTAATCCGTGCCTGCGATGACTACGTGGTACTGGAACCTGGTCAACCAGAGCGCTTACTCAGCTCTAATGATACTTTGATGTGGTTGACAAGTTGGTTAGAGCGACTAGATGAACTGCCAGAAGATCTGAAAGATCAACCTTCAGTCCATGAGGCAGCGCAGCGATTACTAGACACTGCCTGCGACCTAGAATTGAGTTCTGGTCTTAGCCTGCAATGGTTTGCGGTACGGTTAGATTCCCTGGGTTCTTAA
- a CDS encoding shikimate kinase codes for MSRLMGHFGHDMSYPYAILGIRCERVVMSNASIPHPLRRQLQGCSLYLVGMMASGKSSTGRLLAQRLGYRFVDTDSVVEQMAGSSIPEIFEQIGESGFRSLETQALGAISQYHSLVVATGGGAVTRPDNWGILRQGIVIWLDLNRDQLLVRLGADEVQRPLLQVADSLAVLDTLLEARRPLYNEADLQVTVGAESLSEVVEQIFNLLRSQLKNPGNLTVPQTIAG; via the coding sequence ATGTCGCGTTTGATGGGACATTTTGGTCATGATATGTCTTACCCATACGCCATCCTAGGGATCCGTTGTGAACGGGTAGTGATGTCGAATGCAAGTATTCCGCATCCTCTGCGTCGTCAGTTGCAGGGTTGCAGCCTCTATCTAGTTGGGATGATGGCAAGCGGCAAAAGTAGCACTGGCCGCTTATTGGCTCAGCGACTCGGGTATAGGTTCGTTGATACTGACTCAGTGGTTGAGCAGATGGCTGGTAGCTCGATCCCAGAAATCTTCGAGCAGATAGGCGAGTCAGGATTTCGGTCACTGGAAACACAGGCGCTAGGTGCTATCAGTCAGTATCACTCCCTAGTTGTGGCTACGGGTGGTGGTGCAGTAACCCGGCCAGATAATTGGGGAATCTTGAGACAAGGCATAGTGATCTGGCTCGATCTGAACCGCGACCAGTTGCTGGTTCGTTTAGGTGCAGATGAAGTGCAGCGCCCCCTATTACAAGTGGCTGATTCGTTAGCAGTGCTTGATACTCTTCTTGAAGCTCGACGTCCACTCTACAACGAAGCAGACCTGCAGGTAACAGTAGGGGCAGAGTCCTTGAGTGAGGTAGTAGAGCAGATTTTCAATCTTCTCCGAAGTCAGCTTAAGAACCCAGGGAATCTAACCGTACCGCAAACCATTGCAGGCTAA
- a CDS encoding 6-carboxytetrahydropterin synthase, translated as MAGGLNADGMVLNLSEVKHAIHSQVTSQLDFHFLNEVWPEFDVYHPQGCLPTTEALARVIWKRLSPYLPITALRLYEQPVLWADYLGHTMDVFLSIRTHFAAAHRLARPELSQEENESIYGKCARPNGHGHNYLVDITVRGAIDVRTGMACDLSALQRLVNDLVVEPFDHTFLNKDIPHFADCVPTAENIALHIADRLTSPIRAIGVELHRVRLQESPNNAAEVYAETPQLEMIPMNSTAIAAS; from the coding sequence ATGGCTGGAGGGCTCAATGCTGACGGAATGGTGCTCAATCTCTCTGAGGTCAAGCATGCCATCCATAGCCAGGTTACTAGTCAGTTGGACTTCCACTTTCTAAACGAAGTCTGGCCAGAGTTTGATGTTTATCATCCACAGGGATGCCTCCCCACAACGGAGGCACTAGCACGGGTAATTTGGAAACGCTTGTCACCTTACCTGCCGATAACGGCACTACGCCTATATGAGCAACCAGTTCTCTGGGCTGACTATCTTGGACACACTATGGACGTCTTTCTCTCGATCCGCACTCACTTTGCTGCCGCTCACCGGCTGGCTCGACCAGAGCTCAGTCAGGAAGAAAATGAGAGTATCTATGGCAAATGCGCTCGACCCAACGGCCATGGACACAACTACCTTGTCGATATCACTGTGCGTGGTGCCATCGACGTACGCACAGGTATGGCATGCGACCTCTCTGCTCTCCAGCGTTTGGTGAATGATCTTGTAGTTGAACCTTTCGACCACACCTTTCTCAATAAGGATATACCCCACTTTGCTGATTGTGTGCCAACAGCCGAAAACATTGCCCTCCACATTGCTGATCGCCTTACCTCACCTATACGGGCAATTGGGGTAGAACTGCACCGTGTTCGCCTACAGGAGAGCCCTAACAATGCTGCCGAAGTCTATGCTGAGACCCCACAGCTGGAAATGATTCCTATGAATTCTACGGCCATTGCTGCTAGCTAA
- a CDS encoding riboflavin biosynthesis protein RibD, whose product MLAISLDGRLSPSLKDAAWLGASGDRRALEEALAWADGTLMGVGTLHAYGSTCLIHDADLLARRAAEGRSPQPVCVVVGGRRVFQPHWSFFQQPIERWLLGTTDVSGFVTQLKPAESWYLTLRQLKVLGLRHLVLLGGARLIGSLLSEDTIDELQLTLTPHLLGGEACWLPTSLAKLPDKLQSKGAWQLQQADKLGGDELLLIYSRCRLPSPDVCKSVL is encoded by the coding sequence GTGCTAGCCATCAGTCTCGATGGTCGGCTGTCTCCTTCCTTGAAGGATGCTGCCTGGCTAGGCGCTTCTGGTGACCGCCGTGCCCTTGAGGAAGCTTTGGCCTGGGCGGACGGCACCTTGATGGGTGTTGGCACACTACATGCCTACGGCAGTACTTGCCTAATCCATGATGCTGACTTACTTGCCCGTCGTGCCGCTGAGGGCCGAAGTCCACAACCAGTCTGTGTTGTTGTAGGTGGCCGTCGGGTCTTTCAGCCTCACTGGTCATTCTTCCAGCAACCAATTGAGCGCTGGCTCTTGGGGACAACAGATGTATCTGGATTTGTGACCCAGTTGAAGCCAGCTGAGTCGTGGTACTTAACACTGCGACAGCTAAAAGTGCTCGGGTTGAGGCACCTCGTGCTTTTGGGAGGTGCACGTCTGATTGGTTCGCTTCTCTCTGAAGACACCATCGATGAACTTCAGCTGACCTTGACACCACATCTTTTAGGAGGTGAGGCCTGCTGGCTACCGACTAGTCTTGCTAAGCTCCCAGATAAACTGCAGTCTAAAGGTGCTTGGCAGCTTCAGCAAGCCGACAAGCTTGGTGGCGATGAGTTACTACTGATCTACAGCAGATGCCGCCTACCAAGCCCTGATGTATGTAAGAGTGTACTGTAA
- a CDS encoding N-acetyltransferase, whose translation MRWHRSIQEISQENWDQLLGEHNIPFYRWRWLMDLETSGSIAPSEGWQALHLALWRGENLVALAPLYLKGHSYGEFVFDQSFARLAADLGLRYYPKLIGMSPVSPVQGYRFHVASGENPAELTTLMLNLIDEFAKRNGILSCNFLYVDPEWQQLAQASGCAVWFNQRSCWNAKDQKDFGDYLAGFNANQRRNIRRERQAVKAAGLEVTPLTGTALDAPLLTRMYSFYEQHCARWGPWGSKYLRDEFFTKLSNDYYRNQVVLFSAHRGDPHKPVAMSLCIQDTNNLWGRYWGSDEEINCLHFEVCYYSPITWALECGINCFDPGAGGAHKLRRGFTVRANASLHRWYDSRMDNLIRSWLEKVNPLMLEEIEAINAELPFRQETPSLTL comes from the coding sequence ATGCGCTGGCACCGCTCGATCCAGGAAATCTCACAGGAAAACTGGGATCAGTTACTTGGAGAACACAATATTCCCTTCTATCGCTGGCGTTGGCTAATGGATTTGGAAACCTCGGGTAGTATTGCCCCAAGTGAAGGCTGGCAGGCACTACATCTTGCTTTATGGCGTGGAGAAAATCTGGTTGCTTTAGCTCCTCTGTACTTGAAAGGGCACAGCTATGGAGAATTTGTATTTGATCAATCCTTTGCGCGTCTCGCCGCCGATTTAGGACTCCGCTACTATCCAAAGTTGATAGGCATGAGTCCGGTTAGTCCTGTTCAGGGCTACCGTTTCCACGTGGCTTCCGGGGAGAACCCTGCTGAGCTAACAACATTGATGCTGAATTTGATAGATGAGTTTGCCAAGCGCAATGGAATCCTTAGCTGCAATTTTCTTTATGTTGACCCTGAATGGCAGCAGCTTGCTCAAGCCTCTGGTTGTGCTGTTTGGTTCAATCAGCGTAGTTGCTGGAATGCTAAGGACCAAAAAGACTTTGGTGACTATCTTGCTGGGTTTAATGCCAACCAGCGTCGTAACATACGTAGGGAACGTCAAGCAGTTAAAGCAGCTGGCCTTGAGGTGACGCCGCTGACTGGTACTGCCCTAGATGCACCGCTACTGACCAGGATGTACAGTTTTTATGAACAGCATTGTGCGCGATGGGGTCCTTGGGGCAGCAAATATCTCCGGGATGAGTTCTTTACCAAGCTATCTAATGACTATTATCGTAACCAAGTAGTTTTGTTTAGCGCCCATCGTGGCGACCCTCATAAACCCGTAGCTATGTCACTTTGTATCCAAGATACGAACAATCTCTGGGGCCGCTACTGGGGAAGTGATGAGGAAATTAACTGCTTGCACTTTGAAGTGTGCTATTACTCTCCTATAACTTGGGCGCTAGAGTGCGGCATTAACTGCTTTGATCCTGGAGCTGGCGGAGCACACAAGCTCCGTCGCGGTTTCACTGTACGTGCCAATGCCAGTCTCCACCGCTGGTATGATTCACGCATGGATAACCTAATCCGAAGTTGGTTGGAGAAGGTTAACCCATTGATGCTTGAAGAAATTGAGGCAATCAATGCTGAACTACCCTTCCGTCAAGAGACGCCTTCACTTACTCTGTAG
- a CDS encoding 30S ribosomal protein S12 methylthiotransferase RimO, which produces MVNSLSRNTGRVESTARKSSVAFVHLGCEKNQVDTEHMLGLLTHAGYGVTENEYDASVVVVNTCSFIQEAREESVKTLVNLAERGKNLIIAGCLAQHFREELLDSLPEAKAVVGTGDYHHIVKVLQQVEAGERVNCVSDKPTFIANEHLPRLYTTGRAVAYLKIAEGCNYRCAFCIIPHLRGSQRSRTIESIVAEAHQLAEQGVKELILISQITTNYGLDLYGQTRLADLLWALSAVKIPWIRVHYAYPTGLTLELLTAFREIPNLLPYLDLPLQHSHPDVLRAMNRPWQADVNVALLDRIRDQLPDVTLRTTLIVGFPGETEIQFAHLVDFLERQRFDHVGVFAFSPESGTPAAVLQNQIPKALAEARRDWLMAVQQPISAECNSRWVGRIVDVLIERQDPDTGAMIGRCARFAPEVDGNVRIEASNSSHQVICGTMVPVHITSSDIYDLQGEIVNSAGTRAKM; this is translated from the coding sequence ATGGTCAATTCCTTAAGTAGAAATACTGGCAGGGTGGAGTCAACTGCTAGGAAGTCCAGTGTGGCTTTCGTCCATCTCGGATGTGAGAAGAATCAGGTGGACACCGAGCACATGCTGGGTCTACTCACCCACGCAGGCTATGGAGTTACTGAGAATGAATATGACGCTAGTGTCGTTGTGGTCAACACCTGTAGTTTTATCCAGGAGGCGCGTGAGGAGTCAGTTAAAACGTTGGTTAACCTAGCAGAGCGAGGCAAAAATCTAATCATAGCTGGCTGCCTAGCTCAGCACTTTCGCGAGGAGCTGCTTGACTCATTACCAGAGGCAAAAGCAGTTGTTGGTACTGGAGATTACCATCACATTGTCAAAGTGCTCCAACAGGTAGAAGCAGGTGAACGAGTTAATTGTGTCAGTGACAAGCCTACCTTTATTGCAAATGAGCACTTGCCACGATTGTATACTACTGGCAGGGCAGTAGCATATCTAAAGATAGCAGAGGGTTGCAACTATCGATGTGCATTCTGCATCATTCCTCATTTACGTGGTAGTCAGCGCTCTAGAACAATTGAGTCGATTGTGGCAGAAGCTCACCAGCTAGCTGAGCAAGGAGTAAAAGAACTAATACTGATCAGTCAGATTACTACTAACTATGGTCTAGATCTCTACGGCCAGACTAGACTAGCCGACTTATTGTGGGCTCTTAGCGCAGTCAAAATACCATGGATTCGCGTACATTATGCTTACCCCACAGGGTTAACCCTAGAACTACTTACAGCCTTCCGGGAAATTCCGAATCTATTACCTTATCTAGATTTGCCCCTACAGCACAGTCATCCGGATGTACTGCGAGCCATGAACCGACCCTGGCAGGCAGATGTCAATGTTGCCTTGCTAGACAGAATACGAGATCAGCTTCCAGATGTTACCCTACGCACTACTCTGATTGTTGGTTTTCCTGGAGAGACTGAAATACAGTTTGCGCACCTTGTAGACTTTCTTGAGAGACAACGCTTTGACCATGTTGGCGTTTTCGCCTTTTCCCCTGAGAGTGGCACTCCGGCTGCAGTATTACAGAATCAAATTCCCAAAGCCTTAGCTGAAGCACGACGCGATTGGCTAATGGCAGTGCAGCAGCCAATTTCTGCAGAATGTAATAGTCGTTGGGTAGGTCGCATAGTAGATGTACTGATTGAGAGGCAGGATCCAGACACTGGTGCTATGATAGGGCGCTGTGCAAGATTTGCACCCGAAGTAGACGGTAATGTGAGGATTGAGGCCAGCAATAGCAGTCACCAAGTTATTTGTGGGACAATGGTACCAGTCCACATTACCAGTTCAGATATTTATGATCTGCAAGGAGAGATAGTTAACTCTGCTGGCACGAGAGCAAAGATGTGA
- a CDS encoding thioredoxin — MGINRLITRRRQQPGSRWIRIAIAVLATIGMIDTGSITFENWGLIGNLSCPGGAEGCDKVLNSAWGTLFKSSGFSLPLSLVGFLAYFTVLVMAVIPLLPGLDKGRIALLRRSWWGLLTVSCSMAAFSLVLVGLMIVKIQAFCFFCTLSAILAISLFVLALLGGGWNDAGLVIFRSLLLGLTVLLASLGWASVVDPDRSRLAATELGKPPLVTTVSSTAAVELAEHLSSTGALMYSAYWCPHCHEQKQLFGKEATSKLRVVECAQDGQNSEQVLCKQRRIEAFPTWEINGQLDPGVKSLEQLAKLSGYKNPEPLR; from the coding sequence ATGGGTATTAATCGCTTGATTACTCGCCGTCGTCAACAGCCTGGTTCTAGATGGATTCGTATTGCTATTGCCGTCTTAGCCACTATTGGTATGATCGATACCGGATCGATTACATTCGAGAATTGGGGACTAATAGGCAATCTTAGCTGCCCAGGTGGTGCTGAGGGCTGTGATAAGGTGCTTAATAGTGCCTGGGGCACTCTTTTTAAGAGCAGTGGCTTTAGTCTTCCACTGTCTCTTGTTGGATTCTTAGCTTACTTTACCGTACTTGTGATGGCAGTCATTCCATTGCTTCCTGGCTTAGATAAAGGTCGCATAGCCCTGTTACGTCGTAGTTGGTGGGGTTTGTTAACAGTCTCTTGCAGCATGGCTGCCTTTAGCCTGGTGCTTGTAGGCCTGATGATAGTCAAGATTCAAGCTTTTTGCTTTTTCTGTACTCTCTCTGCCATCCTCGCCATATCTCTGTTTGTCCTTGCTTTGCTCGGAGGGGGCTGGAACGATGCTGGTCTCGTCATATTCCGAAGTCTTTTGCTGGGGCTGACTGTTCTGCTAGCATCTTTGGGTTGGGCTTCAGTCGTCGACCCTGATCGGTCCAGGTTAGCAGCTACTGAATTAGGCAAACCGCCACTGGTAACTACGGTCAGTTCGACCGCTGCAGTTGAACTGGCTGAGCACCTCAGCTCCACTGGTGCGCTAATGTATTCAGCTTACTGGTGCCCACACTGCCATGAGCAAAAGCAGCTGTTTGGCAAGGAGGCAACTTCAAAACTGAGGGTAGTGGAATGCGCACAAGATGGTCAAAACAGTGAGCAGGTACTCTGCAAACAGAGAAGAATTGAGGCTTTTCCTACTTGGGAGATAAATGGTCAGCTTGATCCGGGAGTAAAGTCTTTAGAGCAACTAGCTAAGCTCAGTGGCTACAAGAATCCGGAGCCGCTTCGATAA